The Flavobacterium jumunjinense genome includes a region encoding these proteins:
- a CDS encoding GNAT family N-acetyltransferase, translating to MHREFETERLLIRPTLEQDAELIHLLMNTPKFIKYVGDRKINSIEDAEKYIQAKMLPQLHSLGYSSYSLIIKANGEKIGTCGLYNREGVDGIDIGFGLLPQYEGLGYAYESSQRLIKVAFEEFEIEEIKAITSKENISSQRLLEKLGLEKIGTTKLPNEDDEILLYTKRKQTVK from the coding sequence ATGCATAGAGAGTTTGAAACTGAGAGGTTATTAATAAGACCTACTTTAGAACAAGATGCTGAATTAATTCATCTATTAATGAATACTCCTAAGTTCATTAAATATGTAGGAGATCGAAAAATTAATTCAATCGAAGATGCAGAAAAGTATATTCAGGCAAAAATGCTTCCACAATTACATTCTCTTGGATATTCAAGTTATTCCTTAATTATAAAAGCAAATGGAGAAAAAATTGGTACATGTGGATTATACAACAGAGAAGGAGTTGATGGGATTGATATTGGATTTGGTCTTTTACCGCAATACGAAGGATTAGGTTATGCTTATGAATCTTCACAGCGGTTAATAAAAGTCGCGTTTGAAGAATTTGAAATTGAGGAAATTAAAGCAATTACATCAAAAGAAAATATTTCATCTCAACGTCTTTTAGAAAAATTAGGTTTAGAAAAGATAGGTACAACAAAATTGCCTAATGAAGATGATGAAATATTACTTTATACAAAAAGAAAACAAACAGTTAAATAG
- a CDS encoding NAD(P)H-dependent oxidoreductase, with the protein MTNSTILKQDIIKAFQSRHATKEFDATKKVSAENMNFILETAHLSPSSFGFEPWHFVVVQDAALRELLKPVAWGAPLKLDTASHFVLGLAMKAPMVKHDAEYIMHMMKEVKQLPEDVIEMYSKLYREFQERDFDLDTDKKLFDWASKQTYIALGNMMTSAALIGIDSCPIEGFHQEKAEALLQEKFGIDTNKYGLAYMVAFGYRKEEPVRTKSRRNIEDVVSWK; encoded by the coding sequence ATGACTAACTCAACTATTTTAAAACAAGACATTATCAAAGCATTCCAATCAAGACATGCTACAAAAGAATTTGATGCAACAAAAAAAGTTTCTGCTGAGAACATGAATTTCATCTTGGAAACAGCTCATTTATCACCAAGTTCATTTGGTTTTGAACCTTGGCATTTTGTAGTAGTTCAAGATGCTGCCTTAAGAGAACTGTTAAAACCTGTGGCTTGGGGAGCACCTTTAAAATTAGATACGGCAAGTCATTTTGTTTTAGGCTTAGCAATGAAAGCACCTATGGTAAAACATGATGCAGAATATATTATGCATATGATGAAAGAGGTAAAGCAATTGCCTGAAGACGTAATTGAAATGTATTCTAAACTTTACAGAGAGTTTCAAGAACGTGATTTTGATTTGGATACAGATAAAAAATTATTCGATTGGGCTTCAAAACAAACCTATATTGCTTTAGGAAACATGATGACTTCAGCAGCTTTAATCGGAATTGATTCTTGTCCGATAGAAGGATTTCATCAAGAAAAGGCAGAAGCTTTATTGCAAGAAAAATTCGGAATCGATACTAATAAATATGGCTTAGCTTATATGGTTGCTTTTGGTTATAGAAAAGAGGAGCCAGTTCGCACAAAATCTAGAAGAAATATTGAGGATGTAGTTTCTTGGAAATAA
- a CDS encoding DUF1266 domain-containing protein — MKILNTMKIALITLLPFFMLQSCGSSTSERIEDEQLSSFMLGGIYFFNGYGDTNDVANMMIGAGYTTDQELVGGYKEILEFPFDSSQASGIKSVFKSMWSINNKEQLVESINDLKTREHPYKAWDYARIVNNANMGYACGFLTKEEVIKTTLEILPLAREKFKNWDDYFADFNKGRIDWNPEDKDSKSFENLVNTITKYDRSIYKILPLNADKE; from the coding sequence ATGAAAATTTTAAACACAATGAAAATTGCACTCATCACTTTACTACCCTTCTTTATGTTACAATCATGCGGCTCTAGTACTTCTGAAAGAATAGAAGACGAACAATTAAGCAGTTTTATGTTAGGTGGTATTTATTTTTTTAATGGTTATGGAGATACAAATGATGTAGCTAACATGATGATTGGTGCCGGCTATACAACCGATCAAGAATTAGTAGGTGGTTATAAAGAAATTCTTGAATTCCCTTTTGATTCTTCTCAGGCTTCTGGTATTAAAAGCGTATTTAAATCGATGTGGAGCATCAACAATAAAGAACAACTTGTAGAAAGCATCAACGATCTAAAAACTAGAGAACACCCTTACAAAGCTTGGGATTATGCACGAATCGTTAACAATGCAAATATGGGGTATGCTTGTGGTTTTCTAACAAAAGAAGAGGTTATAAAAACAACATTAGAAATACTTCCATTAGCTAGAGAGAAATTTAAAAACTGGGATGACTATTTTGCAGACTTCAATAAAGGTAGAATTGATTGGAATCCAGAAGATAAAGACAGTAAATCTTTTGAAAACTTAGTCAATACAATTACTAAATACGACCGCTCTATTTACAAGATATTACCATTAAACGCAGACAAAGAATAA
- a CDS encoding FtsB family cell division protein has protein sequence MVLIFFIVWMLFLDNYSYIEQRVLNKKIKELEDNRDYYKREKRNDSIKIKKLKNSNQIEKYAREKYYMKREKEDVYIIEFEKEIDKPKEEQTDF, from the coding sequence TTGGTATTAATATTCTTTATAGTATGGATGTTATTCCTAGATAATTATTCCTATATTGAACAACGTGTTTTAAACAAAAAAATTAAAGAGTTAGAAGACAATAGAGATTATTACAAAAGGGAAAAAAGAAACGATAGTATTAAAATTAAAAAATTAAAAAACAGCAATCAAATAGAAAAATATGCTCGCGAAAAATATTATATGAAAAGAGAAAAAGAAGATGTTTATATAATAGAATTTGAAAAAGAGATAGACAAACCTAAAGAAGAGCAAACCGATTTCTAA
- a CDS encoding major royal jelly family protein, whose protein sequence is MKKYIFKVFIILGVLQVNAQETKAEVFATVDQAVGNITFTDAGDLVYSHHPFFSPIKRVMFMDVKTKEVKPFPNEAWNTPRTTDDNYLSNVLGIRNDENGIVWMLDMGQRNPITPKIVGWNTKANQLERIYYLPNAVVPKTAQPNDMVVDTKHGYFIIADEGIGNGGDGSKAAFILVDMKTGKARRILEGTRTTLPENKPTIIKGKHLAVNGEDLLVGNDGITADVNFEWIYYGPLNGAKMYRIKTEDLLNESLNEEILDTKIETYSEKPNNGGLSIDKAGNLYLTVLETNSVAVVLAKDKSVHVIVENENMIWPDGVSYNHVDGYMYVSAAQVNKGAVFNDGKDQSIKPFYIFRFKPIVEGVSFR, encoded by the coding sequence ATGAAAAAATATATTTTTAAAGTTTTTATAATTTTAGGTGTATTACAAGTTAATGCTCAAGAAACAAAAGCAGAAGTTTTTGCAACGGTAGATCAAGCAGTTGGTAATATTACATTTACAGATGCTGGAGATTTAGTATATAGTCATCACCCTTTTTTTAGTCCAATAAAAAGGGTAATGTTTATGGATGTTAAAACTAAAGAAGTAAAACCATTTCCGAATGAAGCTTGGAACACACCAAGAACTACCGATGATAATTATTTAAGCAATGTTTTAGGAATTCGCAATGATGAAAACGGTATTGTTTGGATGTTAGATATGGGGCAAAGAAACCCAATAACTCCTAAAATTGTAGGTTGGAATACTAAAGCCAATCAATTAGAACGTATTTATTATTTGCCTAATGCAGTTGTTCCAAAGACAGCACAGCCTAATGATATGGTTGTCGATACAAAACACGGTTATTTTATTATTGCGGATGAAGGAATTGGAAACGGTGGAGATGGAAGTAAAGCAGCTTTTATTTTAGTGGATATGAAAACTGGAAAAGCGAGACGTATTCTTGAGGGAACTCGAACAACTTTACCAGAAAATAAACCAACAATAATTAAAGGGAAACATTTAGCAGTAAATGGAGAAGATTTGTTAGTAGGAAATGATGGTATTACGGCTGATGTTAATTTCGAGTGGATCTATTATGGTCCATTAAACGGAGCAAAAATGTATCGTATTAAAACGGAAGATTTACTGAATGAGAGTTTAAATGAAGAAATACTAGATACTAAAATAGAAACGTATTCGGAAAAACCTAATAATGGTGGTTTGAGTATTGATAAAGCAGGGAATTTGTATTTAACAGTTTTAGAAACAAATAGTGTTGCTGTTGTTTTGGCAAAAGATAAAAGTGTACATGTTATTGTTGAAAATGAAAATATGATTTGGCCAGATGGAGTGAGTTATAATCATGTAGATGGATATATGTATGTTTCTGCTGCGCAAGTAAATAAAGGTGCTGTTTTTAATGACGGTAAAGATCAATCTATAAAACCATTTTATATTTTTAGGTTTAAACCAATAGTAGAAGGAGTTTCTTTTAGATAA
- the udk gene encoding uridine kinase, whose translation MLVIGIAGGTGSGKTTVVHQIMNELPATEVGIISQDSYYKETHHLSYDERTKINFDHPRAIDFDLLVAHLKDLKEGKTIEQPVYSFVTHDRTDDTIITHPRKVMIVEGILILTNPELREMFDIKVFVHADSDERLIRRLKRDIAERGRDMEEVLHRYQNTLKPMHQQFIEPTKTYADIIIPNDRYNTVAIDVVRAVIKQRIR comes from the coding sequence ATGTTAGTTATTGGAATTGCTGGAGGAACTGGGAGTGGAAAAACAACCGTAGTACATCAAATCATGAATGAATTACCTGCTACCGAGGTTGGAATTATATCACAAGATTCATATTACAAAGAAACGCATCATCTTAGTTATGATGAACGTACGAAAATAAATTTCGATCATCCAAGAGCTATCGATTTCGACTTATTAGTTGCTCATTTAAAAGATTTAAAAGAAGGAAAAACAATAGAACAACCTGTTTACTCTTTTGTTACACACGACAGAACCGACGATACAATTATAACACACCCTAGAAAAGTGATGATTGTTGAGGGAATTTTAATCTTAACCAATCCTGAACTAAGAGAAATGTTCGATATTAAAGTTTTTGTTCATGCCGATTCTGACGAGAGATTAATCCGACGATTAAAAAGAGATATTGCAGAACGTGGTCGCGATATGGAAGAAGTATTACACAGATACCAAAATACGTTAAAACCAATGCACCAACAATTTATCGAACCTACAAAAACCTATGCCGACATTATTATTCCAAATGATCGCTATAATACTGTAGCCATAGATGTGGTTAGAGCTGTAATTAAACAACGCATCCGATAA
- a CDS encoding tetratricopeptide repeat protein, protein MNSFKKNSLFFFLFFFFSGSMQSQESKIDSLKRELQIHKVKDTTRVRVLTKLAFSYQRTDPEKALEYIEEIYRISETINFEKGKAQAFYLRGIVQVSLSNYEEALLYFNKSKKIYKALGMKEGELRCYDAIGVVFYYQGNYRESIKSYEKEIKINEEIGKTKVNYSLLSKIGSSYSELGDYERAIVFYEKALGDATSPEARSICFNHIGTLYCDLGNYPVALENYTQSLMICEKIKDTLQISKSLNNIAIIYNKYENYDKAIEYYERSLKIEEKINNKYGISRVLNNIGVVCKSRGDNKKAIEYYEKSLKIGREVNDKNQISNCLLNLGDMSLILSNNTRALQYYEEAKKINIEMESQRGLCSSIFGIANTYVNQKKYDLALINALKSKELSDKLGIINFKRDTYELLSEIYENTGSYKKAFVSHKQFKILDDSLFNKENINKIAQLEYEYKYKGQLESANNRELKLTQTVKSTSKDLVKSQRVLFLGVIISLLITIILGAIIFFLKLRNIKSKTQNSIIEQKLLRSQMTPHFIFNSLSVLQGMILNKEEGKSINYLSKFSKLLRITLENSRDKMVSLSQELMAIENYLALQNLENELYKYTVLVDGTMNTELFKIPPMLIQPFIENAIEHGFENQKEDREIDVHLNYINKKLICTISDNGIGVDAKKENKNPYKKSLATTITSERLGVLSKDLKMEGSVVIEDRQKYNKQGTIVTLVIPYKIQEQE, encoded by the coding sequence ATGAACTCCTTCAAAAAAAATAGTCTTTTCTTTTTTCTTTTTTTCTTTTTTTCTGGAAGTATGCAATCTCAAGAAAGTAAGATTGATAGCTTAAAAAGGGAATTGCAAATTCATAAAGTAAAAGATACTACGCGTGTGCGTGTTTTAACTAAATTAGCTTTTTCATACCAAAGAACTGATCCCGAAAAGGCTTTAGAGTATATAGAAGAAATATATAGAATTTCAGAGACTATAAATTTTGAAAAAGGAAAAGCACAAGCATTTTATCTTAGAGGAATTGTTCAAGTTTCTTTATCAAATTATGAAGAAGCGCTATTGTATTTTAATAAATCAAAAAAAATATACAAGGCTCTTGGGATGAAAGAAGGAGAGTTGAGGTGCTATGATGCTATAGGTGTAGTTTTTTATTATCAAGGTAATTATAGAGAATCCATTAAAAGTTATGAAAAAGAAATAAAAATTAATGAAGAAATTGGTAAAACGAAAGTTAATTATTCTTTACTATCTAAAATAGGATCTTCTTATTCAGAATTGGGTGATTATGAGAGAGCAATTGTATTTTATGAAAAAGCTTTAGGAGATGCGACTAGTCCAGAGGCTAGATCTATCTGTTTTAATCATATAGGAACTTTATATTGCGATTTAGGAAACTACCCTGTTGCTTTAGAAAACTATACTCAGTCTTTAATGATTTGTGAAAAAATAAAAGATACTTTACAAATTTCAAAATCATTAAATAATATTGCTATTATCTATAATAAATATGAGAATTATGATAAGGCAATTGAATATTATGAAAGGTCATTAAAAATAGAAGAGAAGATTAATAATAAGTATGGAATTTCTAGAGTACTTAATAATATAGGTGTAGTTTGTAAAAGTAGAGGAGACAATAAAAAAGCAATTGAGTATTATGAAAAATCACTTAAAATAGGAAGAGAGGTTAATGATAAAAATCAAATTTCTAACTGTTTACTTAATCTTGGAGATATGTCTTTAATACTTAGTAATAATACGAGAGCACTTCAATATTATGAGGAGGCTAAGAAAATCAATATAGAGATGGAAAGCCAACGAGGTTTATGTTCTTCTATTTTTGGAATTGCAAACACATATGTTAATCAAAAAAAATATGACTTAGCATTAATTAATGCTTTAAAGAGTAAAGAGTTATCAGATAAATTAGGAATTATAAATTTCAAAAGAGATACTTATGAATTGCTTTCTGAAATTTATGAAAATACTGGTAGCTATAAAAAAGCATTTGTGAGTCATAAGCAATTCAAGATATTAGATGACAGTCTTTTTAATAAAGAAAATATAAACAAAATCGCACAATTAGAATACGAATACAAATACAAAGGACAGTTAGAATCGGCAAATAATAGAGAGTTGAAATTAACTCAAACAGTGAAGTCTACTTCTAAAGATTTAGTAAAATCGCAACGTGTTTTATTCTTAGGAGTAATTATTTCTCTGTTAATTACTATAATTTTAGGAGCAATTATCTTTTTTTTAAAATTAAGAAATATAAAGTCAAAAACACAAAACAGTATAATAGAACAGAAGTTGTTGCGTTCGCAAATGACACCTCATTTTATATTTAATTCACTTTCTGTATTACAAGGTATGATTTTAAATAAAGAAGAGGGAAAATCAATTAACTATCTTTCTAAGTTTTCAAAATTACTTCGCATTACTTTAGAAAACTCTAGAGATAAAATGGTCTCACTTTCTCAGGAGTTAATGGCGATAGAGAACTATCTTGCATTGCAAAATTTAGAAAATGAACTTTATAAGTATACTGTTTTAGTAGATGGTACTATGAATACAGAATTATTTAAAATACCACCAATGCTTATTCAACCATTTATAGAAAATGCTATAGAACATGGTTTTGAGAATCAAAAGGAGGATAGAGAAATAGATGTTCACCTTAACTACATCAATAAAAAATTAATTTGTACTATTTCAGATAATGGTATTGGTGTTGATGCTAAAAAAGAAAACAAAAACCCGTATAAAAAATCATTAGCAACAACGATTACTTCCGAGCGATTAGGTGTTTTGTCTAAGGATTTAAAAATGGAGGGTTCTGTAGTAATTGAAGATCGACAGAAATACAACAAACAAGGAACTATAGTAACTTTGGTAATTCCTTATAAAATACAAGAACAAGAATGA
- a CDS encoding cupin domain-containing protein translates to MQKIVSTIILGVILVACKKEEVKINPMESDKEIVIKNDIDSNSEVQHFNFDRLKIDTISEGITRKWFHGEKGQMTIFNLKKGAHIPWHKHPNEQITYIMSGKVRIKTIIDGKETFAEVVAGEVIVFPENVPHEFWALEETVDLDVHVPVRQDWLSDELPDYLKKSK, encoded by the coding sequence ATGCAAAAAATAGTTTCAACAATTATATTAGGAGTAATTTTAGTCGCTTGTAAAAAAGAAGAAGTAAAGATTAATCCAATGGAATCAGACAAAGAAATTGTTATTAAAAATGATATAGATTCCAATTCTGAAGTGCAACATTTCAATTTTGATCGTTTAAAAATAGATACTATTTCTGAAGGAATAACAAGGAAATGGTTTCATGGTGAAAAAGGACAAATGACTATTTTTAATCTTAAAAAAGGAGCTCATATTCCGTGGCATAAACATCCAAATGAACAGATAACTTATATCATGTCAGGTAAAGTTAGAATCAAAACGATTATTGACGGTAAAGAAACTTTTGCAGAAGTTGTAGCAGGAGAAGTGATCGTTTTTCCAGAAAATGTACCTCATGAATTTTGGGCATTAGAAGAAACAGTCGATTTAGATGTGCATGTTCCTGTACGACAAGATTGGTTATCAGATGAATTACCTGATTATTTAAAGAAAAGTAAATAA
- a CDS encoding IS1182 family transposase has product MKFITGTNRNQLPLFALSIDEAIEQDNQIRFIDLFVDSLSLAEFGFKVDFIENGRPAYHPSDLLKLFIYGYLNRIRSSRTLEKECTRNIELMWLLKRLVPDHNTIANFRKNNPKAIARVFRATVKMAAHFELIGGSLVAGDSTKLRAQNSKKNNFNPAKIERHIAYIDARLEEYNSALAKEDGDAIEKDLIVKKIKKHTIQKQKYIEYQNTINTTGVTQISTSDPDSRQIMTRNNISEVAYNVQTVVDALHNIPIDFKVTNENDSKAMGGMLRRAKTILGHNNFMAIYDKGYHTGSEFDYANRLGVDVLVAIPGVASHAPNIAFDVEHFKYNKEDDTYTCPANEILSTNGNWYSKKNGKSTTQMKHYKTNACLTCTLFHKCTKNKKGRLLERSQHADLIYQNKVRIENNYEVYQKRQAIVEHPYGVIKRQWDFYYIMTKKTIKHASADVGLIFTAYNLRRIFNLIDTNMLKQYLKVLYLLFSTIKSFFKALLANFNFCNHEILHPKKFFCVA; this is encoded by the coding sequence ATGAAATTCATCACTGGAACCAACAGAAATCAACTTCCACTTTTTGCATTATCGATAGATGAAGCTATTGAACAAGACAATCAAATCAGGTTTATCGATCTTTTTGTAGATAGCCTTTCTCTTGCTGAATTTGGATTTAAAGTTGATTTCATCGAAAATGGAAGGCCTGCTTATCACCCTTCTGATTTATTAAAACTATTCATTTACGGCTACCTAAATCGCATACGTTCTTCTAGAACTTTAGAGAAAGAATGCACTCGCAATATTGAATTGATGTGGCTCTTAAAAAGGCTTGTTCCAGACCACAATACTATAGCTAACTTTAGAAAAAACAACCCAAAAGCTATTGCTCGCGTATTTCGTGCCACCGTAAAAATGGCAGCTCATTTTGAGCTAATAGGAGGAAGCCTTGTGGCTGGTGATAGCACAAAACTAAGAGCTCAAAATTCCAAGAAAAACAACTTTAATCCTGCGAAAATTGAACGTCATATTGCCTACATTGATGCACGACTTGAAGAATACAATTCTGCTCTAGCCAAAGAAGATGGAGATGCTATTGAGAAAGACCTGATAGTAAAGAAAATAAAAAAACACACTATTCAAAAACAAAAGTATATTGAATATCAAAACACAATCAATACTACAGGAGTAACCCAAATCTCTACTTCTGATCCTGATAGTCGACAAATAATGACTCGTAACAACATCTCTGAAGTAGCCTATAACGTGCAAACCGTAGTAGATGCATTGCATAATATTCCAATCGATTTTAAGGTAACTAATGAAAACGACTCTAAAGCTATGGGAGGCATGCTACGACGGGCTAAAACAATTTTAGGACACAACAACTTCATGGCCATTTATGATAAAGGATATCACACAGGTAGTGAGTTTGATTATGCCAATAGACTGGGTGTTGATGTACTAGTTGCCATTCCAGGAGTAGCCTCTCATGCTCCAAATATTGCTTTTGATGTCGAACATTTTAAATACAATAAAGAAGATGATACCTATACTTGTCCTGCCAATGAAATCTTAAGTACAAACGGAAATTGGTACAGCAAAAAAAATGGCAAATCAACCACTCAAATGAAGCATTATAAGACCAATGCTTGCTTGACTTGTACACTTTTCCATAAATGCACCAAAAATAAAAAAGGAAGACTCCTTGAGCGTTCCCAACATGCCGACTTAATATACCAAAACAAAGTACGAATAGAAAATAACTATGAAGTATATCAAAAACGTCAAGCCATTGTGGAACATCCTTATGGAGTTATAAAGCGACAATGGGATTTTTATTATATTATGACTAAGAAAACCATTAAACACGCATCAGCTGATGTAGGTCTCATTTTTACAGCCTATAATTTGCGAAGAATATTCAACTTGATTGACACAAATATGTTAAAACAGTATCTAAAAGTACTGTACTTACTTTTTTCAACTATAAAAAGCTTTTTTAAGGCTTTATTAGCTAATTTTAATTTTTGTAATCATGAAATATTACATCCAAAAAAGTTTTTTTGTGTAGCTTAA
- a CDS encoding LytR/AlgR family response regulator transcription factor, with product MKTLLIEDKPYIRKGLLNLLQLIDAEVEVIGECESVKDAVIVANACKPDLVFLDINLLDGTAFDFLEQTENLSFKIIFITAYEEYALKALKIGAVDYLLKPVDIEELKIALQKVSKLSIIEQRQQISAVKKVWKNDGDQLILSFHDSFQVIDLNELMFCESDKGYTTFYCCNDKKYVASKTLKEFEERLLNTNFIRPHQSFIVNMKFIDKYDKSGIIHLKNKKEIPVSSRKKESFLASFLSWNNN from the coding sequence ATGAAAACATTATTAATTGAAGATAAACCATATATTAGAAAAGGCTTGCTTAATTTATTACAGTTAATAGATGCCGAAGTTGAGGTAATAGGAGAATGTGAATCGGTGAAAGATGCAGTAATTGTAGCCAATGCTTGTAAGCCCGATTTAGTTTTTTTAGATATTAATCTTTTAGATGGTACTGCTTTCGATTTTTTAGAGCAAACAGAAAACTTATCTTTCAAAATTATTTTTATTACAGCCTATGAAGAGTATGCTTTAAAAGCATTAAAAATTGGAGCAGTTGATTATCTTTTAAAACCAGTAGATATAGAGGAGCTTAAAATTGCATTACAAAAAGTTTCTAAATTGTCAATTATAGAACAGAGGCAACAAATAAGTGCTGTTAAAAAAGTATGGAAAAATGATGGAGATCAATTAATATTATCGTTCCATGATAGTTTTCAGGTGATCGATTTGAATGAATTAATGTTTTGTGAATCTGATAAAGGGTATACTACATTTTATTGCTGTAATGATAAAAAATATGTTGCTTCTAAAACCTTAAAAGAATTTGAAGAGCGACTTTTAAATACTAATTTTATACGTCCTCATCAATCGTTTATTGTCAACATGAAATTTATAGATAAATATGATAAGTCTGGAATTATTCATTTGAAAAATAAAAAAGAAATACCTGTATCATCTCGAAAAAAAGAGTCTTTTTTAGCCTCGTTTTTAAGTTGGAATAATAATTAA
- a CDS encoding AraC family transcriptional regulator — MQVLEAYKPFEIQEIELSEWKQRPVKNNFFELVLIKEGEGTQCINYNQNFYNKGSVFLLPPLKCHSFNIKKPTQFVFLKFTDAIFKTTNRMAIDRNEWFKESAYILSNYNQLPGDIIKNDVDRQHLDKLTSIILQESQKNNNESITLIVSLMASILEILIRNIKKGNFFELAQNNTDERITKMLTYINENIHRPELLKIDNLANTFSMSPTYVSEFFRKQINLPLREYIIKAKLKLVEIRLLNSDFTLTEIADDLGFTDVSHLSKTFKRYVGTSIRDFKKQGEYRLLKRNTCTI; from the coding sequence ATGCAAGTATTAGAAGCCTACAAACCTTTTGAAATACAAGAAATAGAATTATCGGAATGGAAACAACGACCAGTAAAAAACAATTTCTTTGAATTGGTTTTAATCAAAGAAGGAGAAGGAACACAGTGCATCAATTATAATCAAAATTTTTATAATAAAGGAAGCGTTTTTTTATTACCACCTTTAAAATGCCACTCTTTCAACATAAAAAAGCCTACACAATTTGTCTTTTTAAAATTTACAGATGCAATTTTTAAAACTACAAACAGAATGGCTATAGATCGTAATGAATGGTTCAAAGAATCGGCCTACATATTATCCAATTACAATCAATTACCAGGAGACATCATTAAAAATGATGTTGATCGACAACATTTAGACAAGCTTACAAGCATTATATTACAAGAATCTCAAAAGAACAATAACGAATCTATTACATTAATTGTAAGTTTAATGGCTAGTATTTTAGAAATACTCATTAGGAACATTAAAAAAGGAAACTTCTTTGAATTAGCTCAAAATAACACCGACGAACGCATAACTAAGATGCTAACTTATATTAATGAAAACATCCACAGACCAGAGCTTTTAAAAATTGACAACCTAGCCAACACCTTTTCAATGTCACCAACCTATGTTAGTGAGTTTTTTAGAAAACAAATTAACCTACCATTACGAGAATATATAATTAAAGCTAAATTAAAATTAGTCGAAATTAGACTACTAAACTCTGATTTTACTTTAACAGAAATTGCAGATGATTTAGGGTTTACAGATGTAAGTCATTTATCTAAAACCTTTAAGCGTTATGTTGGCACTTCCATTCGGGATTTTAAAAAACAAGGAGAATATAGGCTATTGAAACGAAATACTTGTACTATTTAA